The segment TCTGTTCTACCAGGGCGGTGTCATGTTTCAGATTCTGCAAACGTTGACATTCATAGTCTGGTGAGGACGTTAGGTTCTTTAGGTGAACGCAGCCCACAGATGAGGATGAGAGATTTGAATTGATCGGCTGTGATACGGTTCAACTCGACATCCGCTCATCGCTTGTTCACTGCTGGTGCATACGCTACGGAATCCTCCTCAGCGTGCTTCGAAAGTTGGAAGCACTGTTTTATAACTTGCCGTGCACCTTCACACCACACTGATGCTTCGCAGTGGAGGAGACGGACCTTAGCTGCATCGTCCAGTGTAGCACCGTCCTTCAGGAAAAGATCTTCATATTTCTAAAATCATCGGTCGAACACACAGCCATTCTCGAGGTTCACGGATATTGGACGCCAAATATTCGATGATGAACTTGGGACTGCTCGCTGGCCGGACCGGTGCTTTTTCATTGTTGAAACGTTCCATCATGGCCATGAGAAGAGCATTTTGTTCCGTCATCTGCTGGTTCTGTTGGAGAATACGCTTGAGGACCCCTTGATTCTCAGCACTGTTTAAAGTTTTGCCTTCCGCAGGTGGAGCCATTCTTCCGATCCTCGCGGTTCCAAGGTGGATTCTTCAATTCTCCTCGCCAAATTGGCACATCCGAAACACTTTcggaaaaacgaaataaactAGATGGACTATGACTAGGATCTTTATTCACGAATGAACATGATGGTTTGAAGGGTGAAATACATCGCCTCACTTGTCACCGCAGGCGCGGCTACTTCGATGGATGCCATGACCGGTTGCTCGTGGTAACAGGCCAATGAAACAATTTGTAACTTGTCTCGCGCAAGGTTAGTCACCTTGGTCTCCAGTACATTCAATTCCGCATTAAGCCCTGCCCTGTATATATAGAGTTCCAGGCGAAGTGAAAATCCCATGCAAAACAACCTAGGTCTAACTTGGTGAAGGTGATTATGTTCGGAATAAATATCTtagcatttttttaattcataacgataattttttttattggaagCATTTGTAGAAAAAATCGATCATGTTAACGTAAATAAAACCAGTCTTACCGCCCGAAAAACCGACGAAATATGCTGCTATAAAggtggaaaaagaaaaagagctaAGATTTAAATAGAGCACTGTAGACCTGTATATGTAGTTTTATATGAGAACGGTTAGTACTATTGGGAAGGATATTCTCAGATGGACAATAATGGACAATATACAAAATACATTGACgtatttttcaataaagttaagATAAAAGTGGTATAGTCTGAAAGTAACGTGTTGATATGAAATTATAACATGAAAAATGATAATAGATTAATTGATGTCTTCTTGTTAATTAAATGGATTTTCTAGAAAATGGAATGTTTTAAAATATACTGTAAGAACTAAAAAcgttttctaaaaaaattaaaatgaaatcaGGTCGAACAGTATATTTTGGGTGAGTCAACATTCATCTCAAAACTAGTAATTAGTTTTTTCAACGACGTAACCCATCAAACATTTGATTAGAAAAGTGACTCTTTTAAACGCTATTTAGTGAGTATCGAAGAAATAAATGTTTGACTAGACAATACATAagaaaaatgtttgctgggtactGGTCATCAGATCATGGTAATGTTAatagtttttttagtttttattgaTTACATTAAATGCATCTTATTAGGAATGTAGCACGTCCTGTTTCGGTTTCATTCACATAAAATGCCATGCACTTATAGTCGATTTCAATATCACGTTTTGGTTTGATCTTTGCGAGGATACGGTTGACATTAGTTTTGTACGGTTTGCTGGTCTTTCGTTATGAAGGGTGGCGTCATCAACGTCTGTCACTTAAAATTAGTTAAGTGAATcgattctgaaaaaaaaaacaacggaaATAAATTAACGTAACATTGTTACGAAGCAAACTTCTGGTTGGTTACGGCGTTACTCACCCTTACCCGACAATGCCAACAAAGAATGCCACGATCGTTGCCAAGATACCTGTTTTTACCGAAAATGACACCAGGGCACCGGCGTTGTTTTTACTGTCATCTGTTTTGCGGTGgaaaattcaaacagtttagatTTTACTATAAAACGAATGAACTTTTCCATTAAATGAACAGACGAAACGTTCGACGGATGAGAAGGTTCTGTAAATAGTAATGAACAAATTTCCGAAGGATGAATTATGCGCATGGCCGATCACCGATAACGTTATCTTACGGGTTGCAATTGTCGGGCATGCTGACAACTCCGGTGCGAGCAGTAGTGAATCACGCTGCATTCCAAGTTTGCACGACAAACGTAACACAATAAAGCGAACCGATTTAAATGGTTCCGGAAATCATTTTATTCCGGCATACAATGAACGGTATTTAATGTTTTGCTTCGATACGTTCCACCACCTTTTTTATAACCATGTGAAATTAACATATACACACATCTGTTTTAGTCTCAATGGCTTGAATTAAATTCTTCTTTATTTAATGATTAAACTACAGTTACCTTATCTACTTAATGAATAAACATTCATCTCCTATAGAAATCCTAATCTTGTTATGCATTCTGTTAAAGAAAAAATGGTCTCCTTAGCTTTACATCCTATTTTGTCTATCACATGCAGCTGGTTTTCAATAGGCACGATATCAGTTAACTAATGTACACAGATTTGACAGACATTGTTTTAAACCTGAACAACTTTAATACATCGGTTAGTAACCGTCCTGAGTGATGTCTTTCCTGCAGATTCCGAAGCACAATAGTTATACAATTGTtataaaaaatactttgcctAGAATAAATCGACAAACTTCCTCTAAAGGCACGTTCTGAATAAATAcaactaaaaaaataaaaccattCTGGTTaacattaaaattaaacgaACGAATCGATTTGATATTTTGACACAAAaaattgtttcttgtttctcatTTGTTTTTCGACATGTAAGTGTGCCTTTCCCATAACTCCTAGTGCTTGGAAAGTGTTGCTGTTATTTTTACGCACAGATTACCTAATACCGTACGGGTGGTGCATGCAGATTTGCTTGAGTTGGCAATTTGTACAATCATCGGTGAATCTTGCTGTCAAGTCACAGCAAGTCACTCgcgcagttttcgaaactgtcatgataaaatttaatggtAAAAGTAGGTTTGTACATTGAAATAAATAGGCAAAAAAGTGTGGTGATTTGGACAGTAATTAAAAGTTAGAGGAGGAGTGATTCAAACACACACAGAAATACGAACGTTGTACATTTAGTTGATTGTGGTGATAAAGATGGACACAGAACAGTAGAAATCGAGGTGGTGTTGGTGGTAGTGTGAGTTTCAACAAACTGATAGCTTTTATCATTTTATTCGATCGAACCTGTCGTTAGCCGGTCGCCATACTTGTGCATCAGATCCATTACCGCTCCGTTGGACCAACCGAATCCCTTTTGAATCTCGTATTCACCGCCACCGCCATGACCGCCAAGTTCCTCTGCGTTATACTGAAAGGAAAGAAAGGGGAAAAGGATTTAGTTAACACCCAGATTACTGGGACGATCGATCCTACCTTCTCAAACATGGCACTGGTTTCGTTGTACGCAATGTAGTTGCTTCGTACCCAACGCTGGGCCCATTTGAAGGCTAGATCTTTCGCATCCTGACTGTCCATTCCATCCAAGCCCATAATCAGCATGTGCTGCATCGGTGGCCAAACATTTGGGAAGTCCCACTGTTCGTTTGTGTTGGAAAGCGTATTTGGGACACCTCCTGGGTATTGGTCTAGGTTAAGCCGCTCGATATAGGCAAGAACTTTCTTAGGCAAAGTAGTGTCTTCTTTGTCATAGCATCCCGTCCACAGTGGCGATAGATTGGTGGGAACGAAGTAGTCCCGATGTTTTTTGTTGATCAGATCGTAATCCTGCCAGATGCCCTCCTTTTCGTTCCACAGAACTACCTGTATGGCTTTCTTAATTTCATCCGCTTTCGCTTCGTACGTGGTTGCTTTTTGGAGGTCATTTTTTAGTTTGTAGAATTCTGAAATAATTTTTGCGTTCCAGTAGAGAATGGCGTTCAACTCTACGGCGATGATTGATCGGCACTTGAGGTCCGTTAGGGTTCCAGCATTCGTCCCATCCTTGATGAACCATCGGCTGCTAAAGTCCATCCCACTTTCGGCAGCCGCCTTAAGTTCACAGTAGAAATCCTGCttgtcttcttctttttcgaacACTGCAGCGCTGAGCACATCTTCGCGGTAGGACTCCGGACGAGGTCCGAGTGATTTGTAGCCATAGGCTGCCAGATGGTGCCCGTTAACCTCTACGATGTAGTTGTTCATGAAAAATTCGAATTCGCGTTCCAACGTTTCAACGGAATTTGCTGCAAATGTGGTGTCGTTGGTTGCGTCAACATAGGCTTTGACCATACCACACAACAGCGGTGGTTGCGATCGCATGCTATAGTAGATTCGACCACCATTCGGAATAAAACCGTACCGCTGAATGATGGACAAGAAATTCTCCAACATACCACGTGTCGTCTGtacatgaaaagaaaaaaaagccaaGTTGTTTACTCATacccaaaaacaaaaacactgaGTTTAATTACATGGGTCATTTCCGACAGTAGCAAGCCTTTCACAATCCAGAACGAATCCCAATAGTAGAACTCTCTGAATCGTCCTCCTGGAACAATCACCGGATGCTTAACGGGAATGATGGAATACTGTTCCGAGTTGATCTGTTCGAACGAATGCCAATTAGTGAAAACATATTCATTTCGTCAGCAGCGGCGAAAACTTACCTCGACGTCGTCGATCATTTTGCGTCCCAACtcgtgccaaatttgatttagaCTACTAGCAAATTGACGCAACTCTTCGTCTTTAATGCCTTGAAGAAAGGCCGGACTTTCTTTCCAATCATCCGGAATCCAATTTTCGAACTCCGCCCCGGGCTTGTCGAACATCTCCTCCACCCAGGCTTGCACCTCCTGTTTGCTCGGTTCGTTCTGCTTCTGATCCATGAAATCCTTGAACGAGGCCAGCGTATCGTTGGGCGATTTTCGCATCTTCATGTCGACAAAAGTTTTCGAATCAGGGTAGATACCCTTCATCTGCACCGTATGCAGCAGGTTGCCATGGCAGTAGATTTCGCTGTAAAAAGGAAAGTGGAAAAACAACGTAAGCTTAGCGTCGCGTCAAATTGAGTAGCGTCAAAACGCGGAAAAATTCTAGTTTTCTAAAAGAATATTGTTCCCAACCATTGTAGTTTCATTTTAGACTGTAAAAAAACTTAATTGCAGGACAACCCAGAAACACAGCCTACTCAATCTTCATTCACTAAGCCACTGCAACCGGGCGAATAAAATCACATTCTTGAACGCGTCGTAGGTAACCATTGGCTACTTGATTACGTGAGTACTCACCGATTACATACCCGTCCCTTTTCACCTTAGTTAGCGACCGCTATATACTTAGCTACTGGATATAGTAGACGGCAAGAGTAATTGAGCGAATAAAATTGCAAATGCGCGAATTCGTATCAAAGTTAAGTTGTCAGCACCCTCCATGCTTTGCAGAGGGTACTGCGACGATTGCCATAGGGGCTACAGGGGTTGTGTTGTaggattatttttatttttttcagcaattacctaaataaatataaaatatgtgAGCTGGGTATTTTTCGAAGTTATCgcctaaaatgaataaaaaaggtTTTACCCAAATTTACCACGTCGGTGAAAAAATTCTTAGGCTAGTCGGATAAACTATGTTCTACCTTaaagagaattttcaaaatatgatttgtcatttttttttagccaaaaaaaatcgattttcttgaACATCCAACTACTTCGAAGATTCGAATCTCAGGAACCAAACAAATAGCATCGCagagcaaatatttttttaaagaaaattt is part of the Sabethes cyaneus chromosome 2, idSabCyanKW18_F2, whole genome shotgun sequence genome and harbors:
- the LOC128738196 gene encoding trehalase isoform X2, with the protein product MTDSSSTLGDTDRIVTNREIYCHGNLLHTVQMKGIYPDSKTFVDMKMRKSPNDTLASFKDFMDQKQNEPSKQEVQAWVEEMFDKPGAEFENWIPDDWKESPAFLQGIKDEELRQFASSLNQIWHELGRKMIDDVEINSEQYSIIPVKHPVIVPGGRFREFYYWDSFWIVKGLLLSEMTHTTRGMLENFLSIIQRYGFIPNGGRIYYSMRSQPPLLCGMVKAYVDATNDTTFAANSVETLEREFEFFMNNYIVEVNGHHLAAYGYKSLGPRPESYREDVLSAAVFEKEEDKQDFYCELKAAAESGMDFSSRWFIKDGTNAGTLTDLKCRSIIAVELNAILYWNAKIISEFYKLKNDLQKATTYEAKADEIKKAIQVVLWNEKEGIWQDYDLINKKHRDYFVPTNLSPLWTGCYDKEDTTLPKKVLAYIERLNLDQYPGGVPNTLSNTNEQWDFPNVWPPMQHMLIMGLDGMDSQDAKDLAFKWAQRWVRSNYIAYNETSAMFEKYNAEELGGHGGGGEYEIQKGFGWSNGAVMDLMHKYGDRLTTDDSKNNAGALVSFSVKTGILATIVAFFVGIVG
- the LOC128738196 gene encoding trehalase isoform X1 → MSHEMLVRISLSRTLLMLAALVHVLHGAVVIQTYHVTDNRLQGELPYSCPSEIYCHGNLLHTVQMKGIYPDSKTFVDMKMRKSPNDTLASFKDFMDQKQNEPSKQEVQAWVEEMFDKPGAEFENWIPDDWKESPAFLQGIKDEELRQFASSLNQIWHELGRKMIDDVEINSEQYSIIPVKHPVIVPGGRFREFYYWDSFWIVKGLLLSEMTHTTRGMLENFLSIIQRYGFIPNGGRIYYSMRSQPPLLCGMVKAYVDATNDTTFAANSVETLEREFEFFMNNYIVEVNGHHLAAYGYKSLGPRPESYREDVLSAAVFEKEEDKQDFYCELKAAAESGMDFSSRWFIKDGTNAGTLTDLKCRSIIAVELNAILYWNAKIISEFYKLKNDLQKATTYEAKADEIKKAIQVVLWNEKEGIWQDYDLINKKHRDYFVPTNLSPLWTGCYDKEDTTLPKKVLAYIERLNLDQYPGGVPNTLSNTNEQWDFPNVWPPMQHMLIMGLDGMDSQDAKDLAFKWAQRWVRSNYIAYNETSAMFEKYNAEELGGHGGGGEYEIQKGFGWSNGAVMDLMHKYGDRLTTDDSKNNAGALVSFSVKTGILATIVAFFVGIVG
- the LOC128738196 gene encoding trehalase isoform X3, whose translation is MTDSSTLGDTDRIVTNREIYCHGNLLHTVQMKGIYPDSKTFVDMKMRKSPNDTLASFKDFMDQKQNEPSKQEVQAWVEEMFDKPGAEFENWIPDDWKESPAFLQGIKDEELRQFASSLNQIWHELGRKMIDDVEINSEQYSIIPVKHPVIVPGGRFREFYYWDSFWIVKGLLLSEMTHTTRGMLENFLSIIQRYGFIPNGGRIYYSMRSQPPLLCGMVKAYVDATNDTTFAANSVETLEREFEFFMNNYIVEVNGHHLAAYGYKSLGPRPESYREDVLSAAVFEKEEDKQDFYCELKAAAESGMDFSSRWFIKDGTNAGTLTDLKCRSIIAVELNAILYWNAKIISEFYKLKNDLQKATTYEAKADEIKKAIQVVLWNEKEGIWQDYDLINKKHRDYFVPTNLSPLWTGCYDKEDTTLPKKVLAYIERLNLDQYPGGVPNTLSNTNEQWDFPNVWPPMQHMLIMGLDGMDSQDAKDLAFKWAQRWVRSNYIAYNETSAMFEKYNAEELGGHGGGGEYEIQKGFGWSNGAVMDLMHKYGDRLTTDDSKNNAGALVSFSVKTGILATIVAFFVGIVG
- the LOC128738196 gene encoding trehalase isoform X4; translation: MTDSSEIYCHGNLLHTVQMKGIYPDSKTFVDMKMRKSPNDTLASFKDFMDQKQNEPSKQEVQAWVEEMFDKPGAEFENWIPDDWKESPAFLQGIKDEELRQFASSLNQIWHELGRKMIDDVEINSEQYSIIPVKHPVIVPGGRFREFYYWDSFWIVKGLLLSEMTHTTRGMLENFLSIIQRYGFIPNGGRIYYSMRSQPPLLCGMVKAYVDATNDTTFAANSVETLEREFEFFMNNYIVEVNGHHLAAYGYKSLGPRPESYREDVLSAAVFEKEEDKQDFYCELKAAAESGMDFSSRWFIKDGTNAGTLTDLKCRSIIAVELNAILYWNAKIISEFYKLKNDLQKATTYEAKADEIKKAIQVVLWNEKEGIWQDYDLINKKHRDYFVPTNLSPLWTGCYDKEDTTLPKKVLAYIERLNLDQYPGGVPNTLSNTNEQWDFPNVWPPMQHMLIMGLDGMDSQDAKDLAFKWAQRWVRSNYIAYNETSAMFEKYNAEELGGHGGGGEYEIQKGFGWSNGAVMDLMHKYGDRLTTDDSKNNAGALVSFSVKTGILATIVAFFVGIVG